In a single window of the Melioribacteraceae bacterium genome:
- a CDS encoding PP2C family protein-serine/threonine phosphatase has translation MNQKIENIIKLIQSNQNITDEEKNYTVNALQDINKELEITAFKLDRTEKIKKTTSILLEETIEELEQKRKAVEAQNRELEIEKSLEKVRTVAMAMRKPDDMLEVCKTISLQLEFLGVAEIRNVQTAIFYQERGSYTNYEYYSKHYKTFITETTYTNNELHQEFAEKMIKGKGEFFITHIIGEEVIDWIAYQKTTNVFIDNYLETASSLNYYWFSLGPVALGISTYQPLTEDEIILFKRFLKVFELSYQRYLDIEKAEAQAREAQIEAALERVRSKSMAMYTSADLSVVVFEMFIELIKLDAQLDRCIIMIVDPKTLDINWYLSGKEGLLSNNGFLVNNNAHPSHQAYLEGWRKKRKKWDYYLAGDEKKKWDSFGFTQTGLAHLPDFIKLDMSAVEAIHLTISSDDFGCLIASSLSPLSDAHADIVERFTKVFNQTYTRFLDLQKAETQKKIIQAENERKSMELEEARKLQLAMLPKELPKLSKLDISVHMQTATEVGGDYYDFSFKDNGSLNICIGDATGHGLKAGTVVSIMKSLFIADSVRLDIKKFFTSSNETLKKMSLDRMMIAFAMVNIWGQQIKIANAGIPPVFIYRKENKYVEEIALHGLPIGAMRNTDYRIYSTELNEGDTILLLSDGLPELQNKDNEMYGYERLKKIFTENGNKNSGEIISVLKEECNNWKENREQNDDITFIVIKAK, from the coding sequence ATGAATCAGAAAATTGAAAATATTATTAAGCTAATTCAGAGTAATCAAAACATTACAGATGAAGAGAAAAACTATACAGTTAATGCTTTGCAGGATATTAATAAGGAATTAGAGATAACTGCTTTCAAACTTGATAGAACGGAAAAAATTAAGAAAACAACTTCCATTCTTCTTGAAGAAACAATTGAAGAGCTGGAGCAAAAAAGAAAAGCAGTTGAAGCGCAAAACCGCGAACTGGAAATTGAAAAATCTCTCGAGAAAGTCCGAACAGTAGCTATGGCGATGAGGAAACCGGATGATATGCTTGAGGTTTGTAAAACAATTTCTCTTCAACTTGAGTTTTTAGGCGTTGCCGAAATCCGCAATGTGCAAACCGCAATCTTTTACCAGGAGAGAGGTTCTTACACAAATTACGAATATTATTCTAAGCACTATAAAACCTTTATTACAGAAACTACGTATACAAATAATGAGCTGCATCAGGAATTTGCCGAGAAAATGATAAAAGGCAAGGGAGAATTTTTCATTACTCATATTATAGGGGAAGAAGTTATAGATTGGATTGCTTATCAGAAAACGACAAATGTTTTTATTGATAACTACCTTGAAACCGCCTCATCGCTAAACTATTATTGGTTTTCACTCGGACCGGTTGCTTTAGGGATTTCAACTTATCAGCCTCTGACGGAAGATGAAATAATTTTATTCAAAAGATTCCTTAAAGTATTTGAACTGTCATATCAAAGGTATCTGGATATTGAAAAAGCTGAAGCACAGGCTAGAGAAGCGCAAATTGAAGCGGCATTGGAAAGAGTGAGAAGTAAAAGCATGGCGATGTATACTTCGGCAGATTTGAGCGTGGTAGTATTCGAAATGTTTATTGAATTGATAAAGCTTGATGCCCAGCTTGACAGATGTATTATTATGATAGTTGATCCTAAGACTCTGGATATTAACTGGTATCTCTCCGGTAAAGAAGGACTACTATCAAACAATGGATTTCTTGTAAATAATAATGCTCACCCTTCCCACCAAGCATATCTGGAAGGTTGGCGTAAGAAACGTAAAAAGTGGGATTATTATTTAGCGGGAGATGAGAAAAAAAAATGGGATTCCTTCGGGTTCACTCAAACCGGTCTTGCACATTTACCGGATTTTATAAAATTAGATATGTCTGCAGTAGAGGCTATTCACCTGACAATTTCTTCAGATGATTTTGGCTGCCTTATTGCAAGCAGTCTTTCTCCATTGTCGGACGCACATGCGGATATAGTGGAAAGGTTTACTAAGGTTTTTAATCAGACTTATACAAGGTTTCTCGACCTACAAAAAGCCGAAACACAAAAGAAAATAATCCAAGCCGAGAACGAACGTAAATCCATGGAACTTGAAGAAGCGCGTAAACTTCAGCTTGCCATGCTTCCAAAAGAATTGCCGAAACTATCGAAGCTGGATATTTCAGTTCATATGCAGACAGCCACAGAAGTAGGAGGAGATTATTATGATTTTTCATTCAAAGATAATGGTTCGTTGAATATCTGTATTGGAGATGCAACTGGTCATGGTCTCAAAGCCGGTACAGTAGTTTCAATAATGAAATCCCTATTTATAGCTGATTCCGTAAGACTCGATATAAAAAAATTTTTTACTTCCTCAAATGAAACTTTGAAGAAAATGTCTTTAGACAGAATGATGATCGCCTTTGCAATGGTCAATATCTGGGGTCAGCAGATAAAAATTGCCAATGCCGGTATTCCTCCTGTTTTCATTTACAGGAAAGAAAATAAATATGTAGAAGAAATAGCTTTACACGGTTTACCCATAGGGGCTATGAGAAATACTGATTATAGGATTTATTCAACTGAATTGAATGAAGGAGATACTATTTTATTACTTAGTGACGGATTACCTGAGCTCCAGAATAAAGATAATGAAATGTACGGTTACGAAAGACTTAAAAAAATATTTACTGAAAACGGAAATAAAAACTCCGGTGAAATTATTTCAGTTCTTAAGGAGGAATGTAATAACTGGAAAGAGAATAGAGAACAGAATGATGATATTACTTTTATTGTAATAAAAGCAAAATGA
- a CDS encoding STAS domain-containing protein produces the protein MNFTTNEVYNAVVFSFKGKLMGGPEAQEFHNTLDSYLKQGKKNIIVELSDVKFVNSSGLGNIVRGFSTVNDAGGKMKLAGVLDKIDGLLSITKLNNIFEQYKTVEEAAKSF, from the coding sequence ATGAATTTCACAACAAATGAAGTATATAACGCGGTAGTATTTTCTTTTAAAGGAAAATTAATGGGTGGACCTGAAGCGCAGGAATTCCACAATACCCTTGATAGTTACTTAAAGCAGGGAAAGAAGAACATAATTGTTGAATTAAGCGATGTTAAATTCGTTAATAGTTCGGGACTCGGCAATATTGTTAGGGGGTTTAGTACTGTAAATGATGCAGGTGGGAAAATGAAATTAGCGGGTGTTCTTGATAAAATTGATGGACTGCTCTCAATTACAAAACTTAACAATATTTTTGAACAGTACAAGACTGTTGAAGAGGCAGCTAAAAGCTTTTAA
- a CDS encoding response regulator produces MRIMVVDDEHDMKLLFEQRFRKEIKSGQLAFMFAFSGEEAQDYLTTNGTTEVNQILSDINMPGMNGLELLKWIKSNYPELKVAMITAYGDENNYRQAKEYGCDDYMTKPIDFEQLKVKVLP; encoded by the coding sequence ATGAGAATTATGGTTGTGGATGACGAGCATGATATGAAACTGTTATTTGAACAGCGGTTTCGTAAAGAAATAAAATCTGGGCAATTAGCATTTATGTTTGCTTTTTCGGGAGAGGAAGCCCAAGATTACCTTACTACTAATGGCACGACGGAAGTAAATCAGATCCTTTCGGATATAAATATGCCTGGCATGAACGGATTAGAACTTTTAAAATGGATAAAAAGTAATTATCCCGAATTGAAAGTTGCAATGATTACGGCTTACGGTGATGAAAATAATTATCGGCAGGCAAAAGAATATGGTTGCGATGACTATATGACGAAGCCTATTGATTTCGAACAATTGAAGGTCAAGGTCTTACCCTAA
- a CDS encoding SpoIIE family protein phosphatase has protein sequence MNEFTPTILVVDDEPDLELLIKQKFRKEIKNQKYNFKFACNGIEALKKLNEDKLIELVLTDINMPEMDGLTLLAKIKEMNNPLLHSVIVSAYGDIFNIRSAMNGGAFDFIVKPIDLTDLEITIKKALDNLETFKTALKSREELIVVRKEFEEARTLQLSMLPKEIPQNNKFDIGVYMETASEVGGDYYDFSEKNDGSFNLAIGDATGHGMKAGIMVSIMKTLFITNSTHHDLEDFFKLANRAIKSLNLGRMMMAFTMLNIKNNRVQFINAGMPPIFLYKKDDNKIVEFEDHFMPLGAMLDLNFKVTEFEINSGDAILILSDGLPELFNSENEYYGYKQVQTEFLSKASSTKEEIIENFKRSALNWTNQVDPVDDVTFIVTKIK, from the coding sequence ATGAACGAATTTACACCGACAATACTTGTCGTAGATGACGAACCCGATCTTGAATTATTGATTAAACAAAAATTCAGAAAGGAAATAAAAAATCAAAAATATAATTTTAAGTTCGCTTGTAATGGTATTGAAGCACTCAAAAAACTTAATGAAGATAAACTTATTGAGCTGGTTTTGACAGATATTAATATGCCCGAGATGGATGGATTGACTCTGCTGGCTAAAATCAAGGAGATGAACAATCCACTGCTTCATTCGGTAATTGTTTCGGCGTATGGCGATATTTTTAATATTCGCTCGGCAATGAATGGCGGGGCTTTCGATTTTATAGTGAAACCTATCGATTTAACCGATCTGGAAATTACGATCAAAAAAGCGTTGGATAATTTAGAAACTTTTAAAACCGCATTAAAATCTAGGGAAGAATTAATAGTAGTGAGAAAAGAGTTTGAAGAAGCAAGAACCCTCCAACTTTCGATGCTTCCCAAAGAAATCCCGCAAAACAATAAATTTGATATAGGAGTTTATATGGAAACCGCCAGCGAAGTTGGTGGTGACTATTATGATTTCTCCGAAAAAAATGACGGTTCTTTTAATCTCGCAATTGGAGATGCTACAGGACATGGAATGAAAGCGGGGATAATGGTTTCGATAATGAAGACTCTATTTATTACTAATTCCACTCACCATGATCTTGAAGATTTTTTCAAGCTTGCAAATAGAGCAATAAAATCATTAAATCTTGGGCGAATGATGATGGCATTCACCATGCTCAATATTAAAAATAACCGTGTACAATTTATAAATGCGGGTATGCCTCCAATCTTTTTATATAAAAAAGATGATAATAAAATTGTGGAGTTTGAAGATCATTTTATGCCCCTGGGTGCAATGTTGGACCTGAACTTTAAAGTGACGGAGTTTGAGATAAATTCAGGAGATGCAATATTAATACTAAGTGATGGGCTTCCAGAATTATTCAATTCTGAAAATGAATATTATGGTTACAAGCAGGTACAAACAGAATTTTTAAGCAAGGCTTCAAGTACAAAGGAGGAAATTATTGAAAATTTCAAAAGGAGTGCCTTGAATTGGACAAATCAAGTTGATCCGGTTGATGATGTAACTTTTATCGTCACAAAAATAAAATGA
- a CDS encoding FIST C-terminal domain-containing protein: protein MKSKSIKGSSIPEVKSALEKSLLDGFKPTLAFVFISIRHERDELINILDNHGIQIFGVTSSGEICDSEVLHESISILLMDMRRANFKIMLEEYGNADPVELAKTMTGNAMKLYENPAFILSNSVANITEMAVGEKILYSISEVAGKDAVIWGGGAGDDLRFKETFTFTNNRETNNGILLLVFDNDNVIVKGRAATGQKPVGTQKTITKVEDNWILEIDNQPAAEFMPKFLGLNLTEEKYKEFNIGTVILSLSKEKGEPLIRSSMGLNWDNKGMAVSGRVNVGDKIRLTLPPDFEVIEEVSADAKKIQSAEIPEADALLMFSCIGRLDVFGPLTSDEVNGIRNAFQVPMAGFFTYGEYGRATGGNNEFHNMTCCWVALKEK, encoded by the coding sequence TTGAAATCAAAATCAATTAAGGGAAGTTCCATTCCGGAAGTTAAAAGTGCGTTGGAAAAAAGCTTATTGGATGGATTTAAGCCAACGCTGGCTTTTGTATTTATATCTATCCGACATGAGCGGGATGAGTTGATAAATATACTGGATAATCATGGTATCCAGATATTCGGGGTTACTTCTAGCGGTGAAATATGCGATAGTGAAGTTCTGCATGAGAGTATTTCGATTCTTCTAATGGATATGAGGAGAGCAAACTTTAAGATCATGCTGGAAGAATATGGAAATGCAGATCCGGTTGAATTAGCAAAAACCATGACCGGCAATGCAATGAAGCTTTATGAGAATCCGGCATTCATTCTCTCAAATAGTGTTGCTAACATTACAGAAATGGCTGTCGGCGAAAAAATTCTTTATAGTATCTCGGAGGTAGCCGGTAAAGATGCCGTAATTTGGGGCGGAGGTGCGGGTGATGACCTTAGATTTAAGGAAACTTTTACATTCACAAATAATAGAGAAACGAATAATGGAATTCTCCTTCTTGTATTTGATAATGATAATGTTATTGTAAAAGGCAGAGCTGCTACTGGTCAAAAACCGGTTGGCACTCAAAAGACAATTACTAAAGTTGAGGATAACTGGATTCTGGAGATTGATAATCAGCCGGCAGCGGAATTTATGCCGAAATTTCTCGGCTTAAACTTAACTGAAGAAAAGTATAAAGAGTTTAATATCGGTACTGTAATACTCAGTCTTTCAAAGGAAAAAGGGGAACCGTTAATCCGTTCTTCAATGGGATTAAATTGGGATAATAAAGGAATGGCGGTCTCCGGCAGAGTAAATGTAGGCGATAAAATACGCTTAACGCTGCCGCCTGATTTTGAAGTGATTGAAGAAGTAAGCGCGGATGCAAAGAAAATTCAATCAGCAGAAATACCCGAAGCCGATGCACTTCTTATGTTTTCATGTATTGGAAGACTGGATGTTTTTGGTCCTCTTACATCAGATGAAGTAAATGGGATTAGAAACGCATTTCAAGTTCCGATGGCCGGATTTTTTACTTATGGCGAGTATGGCAGAGCAACTGGCGGCAATAATGAATTTCATAACATGACTTGCTGCTGGGTTGCATTAAAAGAAAAATAA
- a CDS encoding GAF domain-containing protein yields MAKKIAIAKSPKVKKDSIEKQLAQREAELAIISSVSEAISKQLSIDTIIKIIGDKVRDIFKAEVTEILLLDESANTIHVPYSFYRDYQEAESFQLGEGLTSKIIKSAKPLVLGTFQESLQLGVLVQSEEEKTETYIGVPIIAGDKVIGVVSIQSYKKNDYNEEKVRLLTIIATNMGVALQNATLFDETKRLLNETEQRSAELAIINSVGEAMSKQLDVTTVTKIVGDKVKEIFRSEVTEILLLDETSNMIHVPYSFYNGYQVVEPFELGAGLTSKVINSRKPLMFSNLVDQNEAGAITDANVGEADETESYLGVPILFNDKILGVVSIQSYQRNAYNENDVRLLSTLSTNMGVTLQNAKLFEETKRLLTETEQRTAELAIINSVGDAMSKELDINTVTKIVGDKVREIFHTEVTEILLLDHEKGIIEIPYSYYNGYRTFQPFQLGEGLTSKIINSRKPLLLNNIEDQIKQGAIIQSDEDKTESYMGVPILFAEKVLGVVSIQSYQQNAYNENNVRLLSTLSANMGIALQNARLFDSTNKLLEESKQQAIELGIINSVGEGLAKQLDFQAIVDLVGEKIREVFNAQVVSISTYNANDDTIHHRYVVEKEERYYFDHPIGIDPDRKEIVETKKPLIFGSSQEIIEHSGEQVLEGEMPESFLGVPIIHNQTTTGIITIQDLDRKNLYSEKDGQLLLTLASNMGVALENARLFEETKRLLNETQQRNVELAILNAIQEGLVMEMNFNSIINLVGDKFREALGFLDLGIRIYDKEKNILHFPYEYEHGEKLQIDSMEPTPLSKYVLDSGKMLLLKKNTNEEKEKLGIFGKTTIPGTDISKSLIMVPILLGSDAKGLILIENYEKEDAFNESDIRLLTTVANSMSVALENARLFDETNRLLKETEQRTAELAVINSVQEGLAKELDMKSIYNLVGDRLCKLFDLQTLVIRTFDHEKALEIWQYAVEKGERLDVEPRPFNWANKILIETKQSLDIRENYVATAKKYGGSGVSKGKPPKSAVFVPMIAGDLVLGSISLQNVDKENAFSDSDVRLLTTVTNSMIVALENARLFDETLRLLEESKKRAAELSTVNSISQAIVGHLEIDKLINLVGDKVRDLFKANIVYLALLNKESSMIEFPYGYGEDFPDLELGSGLTSKIILQKVPLLLNTEVDKKAEQLGVQRIGVPSASYLGVPIPVGDEIIGVLSVQSIENENVFNEDDMRLLGTIAAHVGIAINNANAYKELNRTLENLQATQDQLIAQEKLASLGQLTAGIAHEIKNPLNFVNNFSELSIGLVDDLRDEFDNLRETLAGKDLEEINDILDSLKQNSEKIKEHGKRADSIVHSMLQHSRGKTGEKQLTDINAMLDEDLNLVFHGMRAQDATFNIKIEREYDSRISKINVIPQDISRVFLNVLTNGCYEAHRKKLELKTEVPAEIRVKTVETDKHIEIKIRDNGNGIPEKIRGDLFTPFFTTKPTGKGTGLGLSISYDIVAREHQGELLFESEEGKYTEFIIRLPKNLKN; encoded by the coding sequence ATGGCAAAAAAAATAGCAATTGCTAAATCGCCAAAGGTTAAAAAAGATTCAATAGAAAAACAGTTAGCACAACGCGAAGCAGAACTGGCGATAATAAGCAGTGTAAGTGAAGCAATTTCAAAACAACTTAGTATTGATACAATAATCAAAATTATCGGTGATAAAGTTAGAGATATCTTTAAAGCTGAGGTTACCGAAATCCTTCTATTGGATGAATCTGCAAATACTATTCATGTTCCATATTCTTTCTATCGTGATTATCAGGAAGCAGAGTCGTTCCAGCTTGGAGAAGGACTTACATCTAAAATTATTAAATCCGCAAAACCATTAGTCCTCGGTACTTTTCAAGAGAGTCTACAGTTGGGAGTTCTTGTACAATCAGAAGAGGAAAAAACCGAAACATACATTGGTGTTCCGATCATCGCGGGTGATAAAGTAATTGGTGTGGTGAGCATCCAGAGTTATAAGAAAAATGACTATAATGAAGAAAAAGTCCGCTTACTTACAATTATTGCAACAAATATGGGTGTTGCTTTACAGAACGCTACACTGTTTGATGAAACCAAAAGATTACTAAATGAAACTGAACAGCGATCTGCTGAGCTTGCAATTATTAACAGCGTGGGCGAGGCAATGTCAAAGCAGCTGGATGTTACTACAGTAACAAAAATAGTAGGTGATAAAGTAAAAGAAATATTCCGTTCCGAGGTGACAGAAATTCTATTGTTAGATGAAACCTCTAACATGATTCATGTCCCTTACTCCTTTTATAATGGTTATCAAGTTGTGGAGCCATTTGAACTTGGTGCCGGTCTAACATCTAAAGTAATTAATTCCCGCAAACCTCTCATGTTCTCAAATTTGGTTGATCAGAACGAAGCCGGCGCAATTACCGATGCTAATGTTGGCGAGGCTGATGAAACAGAATCTTATTTGGGTGTTCCTATACTATTTAACGATAAAATTCTTGGGGTAGTCAGCATCCAGAGTTATCAGAGAAATGCCTATAATGAAAATGATGTTCGTCTCCTTTCCACGCTCTCAACAAACATGGGAGTAACTTTACAAAACGCAAAACTTTTTGAAGAAACTAAAAGACTGTTAACCGAAACGGAACAGCGTACCGCAGAATTGGCAATTATAAATAGTGTTGGTGATGCGATGTCGAAAGAACTTGATATCAATACGGTTACCAAAATTGTCGGCGATAAGGTACGTGAAATATTTCACACTGAAGTAACAGAAATATTACTATTGGATCATGAAAAAGGAATTATTGAAATACCATATTCATACTACAATGGTTATCGAACTTTTCAGCCATTTCAATTAGGGGAAGGATTAACATCAAAAATAATTAACTCACGAAAACCATTGTTGCTCAATAATATTGAAGATCAAATTAAGCAAGGCGCAATAATCCAAAGTGATGAAGATAAAACCGAATCTTATATGGGAGTACCGATTTTATTCGCTGAGAAAGTGCTTGGTGTAGTTAGCATCCAGAGTTACCAGCAAAACGCTTACAATGAAAATAATGTGAGACTTCTTTCAACACTTTCGGCAAATATGGGAATTGCTCTTCAGAATGCCAGATTGTTTGATAGTACAAATAAACTTTTAGAAGAATCCAAACAACAGGCAATTGAGCTGGGTATTATTAATAGTGTTGGAGAAGGCTTAGCTAAACAGCTGGATTTTCAGGCAATTGTTGATTTGGTTGGTGAAAAAATTAGGGAGGTGTTTAATGCGCAAGTTGTATCAATTTCAACTTATAACGCCAATGATGATACCATTCACCATAGATATGTAGTTGAAAAAGAGGAACGCTATTATTTCGATCATCCTATTGGAATTGATCCCGATAGAAAGGAAATAGTTGAAACCAAAAAACCTTTAATATTCGGGTCAAGTCAGGAAATTATTGAGCACAGCGGGGAACAAGTGCTTGAAGGAGAAATGCCCGAATCATTTTTAGGCGTTCCAATTATTCATAACCAAACAACTACAGGAATTATTACAATACAAGATCTCGATAGAAAAAATCTTTATTCTGAAAAAGATGGACAGCTCCTTCTCACACTTGCCTCGAACATGGGTGTGGCTCTCGAGAATGCTAGATTATTTGAGGAAACAAAAAGATTGTTAAATGAAACTCAGCAAAGAAATGTTGAACTTGCCATTTTAAATGCTATTCAAGAAGGATTAGTGATGGAGATGAATTTTAACTCTATTATTAATCTTGTCGGAGATAAATTCAGAGAGGCATTGGGATTCCTGGACCTGGGTATCAGAATCTATGATAAAGAGAAAAATATTTTACATTTCCCTTACGAGTATGAGCATGGGGAAAAATTACAAATCGATTCAATGGAACCAACACCTCTTTCTAAATATGTTCTGGATTCCGGTAAAATGCTTCTTCTTAAGAAAAATACAAACGAGGAGAAGGAGAAACTTGGAATCTTCGGCAAAACAACAATTCCAGGAACCGATATTAGCAAGTCGCTGATTATGGTGCCTATTCTTCTTGGCAGCGATGCTAAAGGATTGATATTAATAGAAAATTATGAAAAAGAAGATGCGTTTAATGAGTCAGATATCCGCCTGCTCACAACTGTTGCAAATAGTATGAGTGTTGCGCTTGAGAATGCACGTTTGTTTGATGAGACAAACCGGTTATTAAAAGAAACCGAACAGCGTACCGCAGAATTAGCAGTTATTAATAGCGTACAGGAGGGACTCGCAAAAGAATTAGATATGAAGAGTATCTATAATCTTGTGGGGGATAGACTTTGTAAATTATTCGATTTACAAACTCTTGTAATTAGAACGTTTGATCATGAAAAAGCTCTTGAAATTTGGCAGTACGCTGTTGAAAAGGGAGAACGGCTTGATGTTGAACCACGTCCATTTAACTGGGCAAATAAAATATTGATTGAAACTAAACAATCGCTTGATATTCGTGAAAACTATGTAGCAACTGCAAAAAAATATGGTGGATCGGGAGTATCTAAAGGTAAGCCCCCTAAATCGGCAGTGTTTGTTCCAATGATAGCAGGTGATCTTGTGCTTGGCTCCATAAGTTTACAAAATGTTGATAAGGAAAACGCTTTCAGCGATTCTGATGTGAGATTGCTAACTACAGTTACAAACAGCATGATTGTTGCACTCGAAAATGCAAGATTATTCGACGAAACTTTACGGTTGCTCGAGGAAAGTAAAAAACGTGCCGCGGAATTGAGTACGGTTAATAGTATCAGCCAGGCTATTGTTGGACACCTCGAAATCGATAAATTAATAAATCTTGTAGGTGATAAAGTAAGGGATTTGTTCAAAGCTAATATTGTATACTTGGCACTGCTCAATAAAGAAAGCAGCATGATTGAATTTCCTTATGGATATGGAGAAGACTTCCCGGATTTGGAATTGGGGAGCGGATTAACTTCAAAAATCATTCTTCAAAAAGTGCCGCTGCTGTTAAATACTGAGGTAGATAAGAAGGCTGAGCAGTTAGGTGTTCAAAGAATTGGAGTTCCATCGGCATCCTATCTCGGCGTTCCTATTCCTGTTGGGGATGAAATTATTGGTGTTCTCAGTGTGCAGAGTATTGAAAATGAAAATGTGTTTAATGAAGATGATATGAGACTTCTTGGTACAATTGCCGCGCATGTAGGTATTGCGATAAATAATGCAAACGCATACAAAGAATTAAATAGAACTTTAGAAAATTTACAGGCAACGCAAGATCAGTTAATTGCACAAGAAAAACTTGCATCTCTCGGTCAACTTACAGCGGGCATAGCGCACGAAATTAAAAATCCGTTAAACTTTGTGAATAATTTTTCTGAATTATCAATTGGGCTCGTAGATGATTTGCGCGATGAGTTTGACAACCTGAGAGAAACTTTAGCTGGTAAGGATTTGGAAGAAATAAATGATATTCTTGATTCACTAAAACAAAATTCCGAAAAAATTAAAGAGCATGGAAAACGGGCTGACAGCATTGTTCACAGTATGCTTCAACATTCACGCGGCAAAACTGGAGAGAAGCAATTGACTGATATAAACGCAATGCTTGATGAGGATCTCAATCTTGTTTTTCATGGAATGCGCGCGCAGGATGCTACATTTAATATCAAGATTGAAAGAGAATACGATTCAAGAATCAGTAAGATTAATGTAATCCCGCAAGATATTAGCAGAGTATTTCTAAATGTCTTAACAAATGGATGTTATGAGGCTCATCGAAAGAAGCTGGAATTAAAAACCGAGGTACCCGCAGAAATTAGAGTAAAAACGGTTGAAACTGATAAGCATATTGAAATTAAAATTCGCGATAACGGCAATGGCATTCCAGAAAAGATTAGAGGGGATTTGTTTACTCCTTTCTTCACAACAAAACCAACCGGAAAAGGTACAGGACTCGGATTATCAATTAGTTATGATATTGTAGCAAGGGAACATCAGGGGGAATTGCTGTTCGAAAGTGAAGAGGGAAAATACACTGAATTTATAATCAGATTACCAAAAAACTTAAAGAACTAA